One Halichoerus grypus chromosome 1, mHalGry1.hap1.1, whole genome shotgun sequence genomic region harbors:
- the PLIN4 gene encoding perilipin-4 isoform X1, producing MSAHEEGGQDPPKPKGKTLGGFLGSLPGFSSARNLMASAHSSAKEAQPVADPAGASAQPQPEAATNLEQTADGEKLPPPSDKMTSGAKDPVCSKMTKTKGAISSGMANMVDTAKGVVQGGLGMTRSALTGTKETVATGVTGAVDVAKGTIQTGLDTTKTVLTGTKDTVCSGVTGAMNVAKGAVQGGLDTSKTILMGTKDAVSTGLTGAMNVAKSTVQTGLDTTKNVVTGTKDAVSTGVTGAANMAKGAVQTGLNTTQNIATGTKDTVCSGMTSAMNVAKGAVQTGMDTSKTVLTGTKDTVCSGMTGAMNMAKGAVQTGMDTSKSVLTGTKDTMCSGMTGAMNMAKGAVQTGMDTSKTILTGTKDTMCSGMTGAMNMAKGAVQSGMDTSKTILTGTKDTACSGMTGAMNMAKGAVQSGMDTSKSVLTGTKDTACSGMTGAMNMAKGAVQSGMDTSKSVLTGTKDTMCSGMTGAMNVAKGAVQSGMDTSKSILTGTKDTVCSGMTGAMNMAKGAVQTGMDTSKTVLTGTKDTVCSGMTGAMNVAKGAVQTGMDTSKTVLTGTKDTMCSGMTGAMNMAKGAVQGGLDTSKTVLTGTKDAVSTGLTGAMNVAKSTIQTGLDTTKNVVTGTKDAVSTGVTGAANMAKGAVQTGLNMTQNIATGTKDTVCSGMTGAMNVAKGAVQSGMDTSKSVLMGTKDTVCSGMTGAMNVAKGAVQGGLDTSKTVLTGTKDAVSTGLTGAMNMAKGTVQTGLETTKNVVTGTKDAVSTGVTGAANMAKGAMQTGLNTTQNIATGTKDTLCSGMTSAMNVAKGAVQTGMDTTKTVLTGTKDAVSTGVTGAVNMAKGTVQTGLDTTKTVLTGTKDTVCSGVTGAMNVAKGAVQGGLDTSKTVLTGTKDTLSTGLTGALGMAKGTVQTGMDTTKTVLTGTKDAVSTGLTGAMNMAKGTVQTGLETTKNVVTGTKDAVSTGVTGAANMAKGAMQTGLNMTQNIATGTKDTVSSGVTGAMNVAKGAVQTGMDTTKTVLMGTKDAASTGVTGAAHMAKGAVQTGLNTTQNIATGTKDTVSSGVTGAMNVAKGVAQTGMDTTKTVLMGTKDTMSSGVTGAMNVAKGAVQGGLDTSKTILMGTKDAVSTGLTGAMNVAKSTVQTGLDTTKNVVLGTKDAVSTGVTGAANLAKGTIQTGLDTTKTVVTGTKDTVCSGMTGAMNVAKGAVQTGMDTSKTVLTGTKDAVSTGLTGAGSVAKETVQTIQNWLPGTQDSGLPSYSAPDKGGEQTILRPQEALSSGVSSAPDTLCTGLDLAREATAVATDTHGATLGREDAGHEGAVSFATLQDELGELGDIFHPMDAEEQARLAASEPEPKVLTADRGSYFVRLGDLAPGFRQRAFEHALSHLQHSQFQARAALAQLEDSFELIERAKQAPESQPWLDQGPSSRVEGAAPQEVPGSGALSRACGLIQRLHVAYSTLASGLQGLPSELQQHVGQARHSLCELYGLVSSAGSVEELPAERLGQSRGAVGQAWQELEQVLERVQHGPPPCWLVGPFALHPAGQQL from the exons ATGACCTCTGGGGCAAAGGACCCGGTGTGCTCTAAGATGACCAAGACCAAGGGTGCCATCTCCTCTGGGATGGCCAACATGGTGGACACAGCTAAAGGTGTGGTGCAGGGAGGCCTGGGCATGACCCGGTCTGCACTCACGGGCACCAAGGAGACCGTGGCCACTGGGGTCACTGGCGCAGTGGATGTGGCCAAGGGCACCATCCAGACTGGCCTGGACACCACCAAGACTGTCCTCACGGGCACCAAGGACACCGTGTGCAGCGGGGTGACCGGTGCCATGAATGTGGCCAAAGGAGCTGTCCAGGGAGGTCTGGACACCTCAAAGACCATCCTCATGGGCACCAAGGATGCAGTGTCCACTGGGCTCACTGGGGCAATGAACGTGGCCAAGAGCACCGTTCAGACTGGACTGGACACCACCAAGAATGTTGTCACAGGCACTAAAGATGCAGTGTCCACTGGGGTGACAGGCGCAGCGAACATGGCCAAGGGAGCCGTGCAAACTGGGCTCAATACGACCCAAAACATCGCCACAGGCACCAAGGACACCGTGTGCAGTGGGATGACCAGTGCCATGAATGTGGCCAAAGGAGCTGTCCAGACTGGCATGGACACATCAAAGACCGTCCTCACAGGCACCAAGGACACCGTGTGCAGTGGGATGACCGGTGCCATGAATATGGCCAAAGGTGCTGTCCAGACTGGCATGGACACCTCAAAGAGCGTCCTCACAGGCACCAAGGACACCATGTGCAGTGGGATGACCGGTGCCATGAATATGGCCAAAGGTGCTGTCCAGACTGGCATGGACACCTCAAAGACCATCCTCACGGGCACCAAGGACACCATGTGCAGTGGGATGACCGGTGCCATGAATATGGCCAAAGGAGCTGTCCAGAGTGGCATGGACACCTCAAAGACCATCCTCACGGGCACCAAGGACACCGCGTGCAGTGGGATGACCGGTGCCATGAATATGGCCAAAGGAGCTGTCCAGAGTGGCATGGACACCTCAAAGAGCGTCCTCACGGGCACCAAGGACACCGCGTGCAGTGGGATGACCGGTGCCATGAATATGGCCAAAGGAGCTGTCCAGAGTGGCATGGACACCTCAAAGAGCGTCCTCACGGGCACCAAGGACACCATGTGCAGTGGGATGACCGGTGCCATGAATGTGGCCAAAGGAGCTGTCCAGAGTGGCATGGACACCTCAAAGAGCATCCTCACGGGCACCAAGGACACCGTGTGCAGTGGGATGACCGGTGCCATGAATATGGCCAAAGGTGCTGTCCAGACTGGCATGGACACCTCAAAGACCGTCCTCACAGGCACCAAGGACACCGTGTGCAGTGGGATGACCGGTGCCATGAATGTGGCCAAAGGTGCTGTCCAGACTGGCATGGACACCTCAAAGACCGTCCTCACGGGCACCAAGGACACCATGTGCAGTGGGATGACCGGTGCCATGAATATGGCCAAAGGAGCTGTCCAAGGAGGTCTGGACACCTCAAAGACCGTCCTCACGGGCACCAAGGATGCAGTGTCCACTGGGCTCACTGGGGCAATGAACGTGGCCAAGAGCACCATTCAGACTGGACTGGACACCACCAAGAATGTTGTCACAGGCACTAAAGATGCAGTGTCCACTGGGGTGACAGGAGCAGCGAACATGGCCAAGGGAGCTGTGCAAACTGGGCTCAATATGACCCAAAACATCGCCACAGGCACCAAGGACACCGTGTGCAGTGGGATGACCGGTGCCATGAATGTGGCCAAAGGAGCTGTCCAGAGTGGCATGGACACCTCAAAGAGCGTCCTCATGGGCACCAAGGACACCGTGTGCAGTGGGATGACCGGTGCCATGAATGTGGCCAAAGGAGCTGTCCAGGGAGGTCTGGACACCTCAAAGACCGTCCTCACGGGCACCAAGGATGCAGTGTCCACTGGGCTCACTGGGGCAATGAATATGGCCAAGGGCACTGTTCAGACTGGCCTGGAAACCACCAAGAATGTTGTCACAGGCACTAAAGATGCAGTGTCCACTGGGGTGACAGGGGCAGCGAACATGGCCAAGGGAGCCATGCAAACTGGGCTCAATACGACCCAAAACATCGCCACAGGCACCAAGGACACCTTGTGCAGTGGGATGACCAGTGCCATGAATGTGGCCAAAGGAGCTGTCCAGACTGGCATGGACACCACCAAGACTGTCCTGACGGGCACCAAGGATGCAGTGTCCACTGGGGTGACAGGGGCAGTGAACATGGCCAAGGGTACCGTTCAGACAGGCCTGGACACCACCAAGACTGTCCTGACGGGCACCAAGGACACCGTGTGCAGTGGGGTGACCGGTGCCATGAATGTGGCCAAAGGAGCTGTCCAGGGAGGTCTGGACACCTCAAAGACTGTCCTAACTGGCACCAAAGATACCCTATCTACTGGGCTCACAGGAGCACTGGGTATGGCCAAGGGTACCGTCCAGACTGGCATGGATACGACCAAGACCGTCCTGACGGGCACCAAGGATGCGGTGTCCACTGGGCTCACTGGGGCAATGAATATGGCCAAGGGCACTGTTCAGACTGGCCTGGAAACCACCAAGAATGTTGTCACAGGCACTAAAGATGCAGTGTCCACTGGGGTGACAGGGGCAGCGAACATGGCCAAGGGAGCCATGCAAACTGGGCTCAATATGACCCAAAACATCGCCACAGGCACCAAGGACACCGTGTCCAGCGGGGTGACCGGTGCCATGAATGTGGCCAAAGGTGCTGTCCAGACTGGCATGGACACCACCAAGACCGTCCTGATGGGCACCAAGGATGCAGCGTCCACTGGGGTGACAGGGGCAGCGCACATGGCCAAGGGAGCCGTGCAAACTGGGCTCAATACGACCCAAAACATCGCCACAGGCACCAAGGACACCGTGTCCAGCGGGGTGACCGGTGCCATGAATGTGGCCAAAGGAGTTGCCCAGACTGGCATGGACACCACCAAGACCGTCCTGATGGGCACCAAGGACACCATGTCCAGTGGGGTGACCGGTGCCATGAATGTGGCCAAAGGAGCTGTCCAGGGAGGTCTGGACACCTCAAAGACCATCCTCATGGGCACCAAGGATGCAGTGTCCACTGGGCTCACTGGGGCAATGAACGTGGCCAAGAGCACTGTTCAGACTGGACTGGACACCACCAAGAATGTTGTCCTAGGCACTAAAGATGCAGTGTCCACTGGGGTGACAGGGGCAGCGAACCTGGCCAAGGGCACCATCCAGACTGGCCTGGACACCACCAAGACTGTCGTGACGGGCACCAAGGACACCGTGTGCAGTGGGATGACCGGTGCCATGAATGTGGCCAAAGGAGCTGTCCAGACTGGCATGGACACCTCAAAGACCGTCCTGACTGGCACCAAAGATGCAGTGTCCACTGGGCTCACCGGGGCAGGGAGTGTGGCCAAAGAGACAGTGCAGACCATTCAGAATTGGTTACCTGGTACCCAGGACAGTGGACTCCCCAGTTACAGTGCCCCAGACAAAGGAGGGGAGCAAACTATCCTGAGACCCCAGGAGGCTCTGTCCTCTGGGGTATCCAGCGCCCCGGACACTCTCTGTACCGGCCTGGACCTTGCCAGGGAAGCCACTGCCGTGGCCACGGACACCCATGGGGCCACCCTGGGCAGGGAGGATGCAGGACACGAAGGAGCCGTGAGCTTTGCAACGCTCCAGGACgagctgggggagctgggggaTATCTTCCACCCCATGGATGCCGAGGAGCAAG CTCGGCTTGCTGCGTCcgaacctgagccaaaggtgctCACGGCCGACCGCGGCAGCTATTTCGTGCGTCTGGGTGACCTGGCCCCCGGCTTCCGCCAGCGGGCTTTTGAGCACGCCCTGAGCCACCTGCAACACAGCCAGTTCCAGGCCAGGGCTGCGCTGGCCCAGCTGGAGGACTCCTTCGAGCTG ATTGAAAGGGCCAAGCAGGCTCCAGAAAGCCAGCCATGGCTGGACCAGGGTCCGAGCAGCAGAGTGGAGGGAGCCGCGCCCCAGGAG GTGCCAGGCTCCGGGGCTCTGTCCAGGGCCTGCGGCCTCATCCAGCGGCTCCACGTGGCCTACAGCACCCTGGCCTCCGGCCTGCAGGGCCTCCCCTCTGAGCTCCAGCAGCATGTCGGGCAGGCGCGCCACAGCCTCTGTGAGCTCTACGGCCTCGTCTCCTCGGCCGGCTCCGTGGAAGAGCTGCCGGCAGAGCGCCTGGGCCAGAGCCGCGGGGCCGTGGGGCAGGCATGGCAGGAGCTGGAGCAGGTGCTGGAGAGGGTGCAGCACGGCCCGCCGCCCTGCTGGCTGGTGGGGCCCTTTGCCCTGCACCCCGCTGGGCAGCAGCTGTAG
- the PLIN4 gene encoding perilipin-4 isoform X2, translating to MSAHEEGGQDPPKPKGKTLGGFLGSLPGFSSARNLMASAHSSAKEAQPVADPAGASAQPQPEATNLEQTADGEKLPPPSDKMTSGAKDPVCSKMTKTKGAISSGMANMVDTAKGVVQGGLGMTRSALTGTKETVATGVTGAVDVAKGTIQTGLDTTKTVLTGTKDTVCSGVTGAMNVAKGAVQGGLDTSKTILMGTKDAVSTGLTGAMNVAKSTVQTGLDTTKNVVTGTKDAVSTGVTGAANMAKGAVQTGLNTTQNIATGTKDTVCSGMTSAMNVAKGAVQTGMDTSKTVLTGTKDTVCSGMTGAMNMAKGAVQTGMDTSKSVLTGTKDTMCSGMTGAMNMAKGAVQTGMDTSKTILTGTKDTMCSGMTGAMNMAKGAVQSGMDTSKTILTGTKDTACSGMTGAMNMAKGAVQSGMDTSKSVLTGTKDTACSGMTGAMNMAKGAVQSGMDTSKSVLTGTKDTMCSGMTGAMNVAKGAVQSGMDTSKSILTGTKDTVCSGMTGAMNMAKGAVQTGMDTSKTVLTGTKDTVCSGMTGAMNVAKGAVQTGMDTSKTVLTGTKDTMCSGMTGAMNMAKGAVQGGLDTSKTVLTGTKDAVSTGLTGAMNVAKSTIQTGLDTTKNVVTGTKDAVSTGVTGAANMAKGAVQTGLNMTQNIATGTKDTVCSGMTGAMNVAKGAVQSGMDTSKSVLMGTKDTVCSGMTGAMNVAKGAVQGGLDTSKTVLTGTKDAVSTGLTGAMNMAKGTVQTGLETTKNVVTGTKDAVSTGVTGAANMAKGAMQTGLNTTQNIATGTKDTLCSGMTSAMNVAKGAVQTGMDTTKTVLTGTKDAVSTGVTGAVNMAKGTVQTGLDTTKTVLTGTKDTVCSGVTGAMNVAKGAVQGGLDTSKTVLTGTKDTLSTGLTGALGMAKGTVQTGMDTTKTVLTGTKDAVSTGLTGAMNMAKGTVQTGLETTKNVVTGTKDAVSTGVTGAANMAKGAMQTGLNMTQNIATGTKDTVSSGVTGAMNVAKGAVQTGMDTTKTVLMGTKDAASTGVTGAAHMAKGAVQTGLNTTQNIATGTKDTVSSGVTGAMNVAKGVAQTGMDTTKTVLMGTKDTMSSGVTGAMNVAKGAVQGGLDTSKTILMGTKDAVSTGLTGAMNVAKSTVQTGLDTTKNVVLGTKDAVSTGVTGAANLAKGTIQTGLDTTKTVVTGTKDTVCSGMTGAMNVAKGAVQTGMDTSKTVLTGTKDAVSTGLTGAGSVAKETVQTIQNWLPGTQDSGLPSYSAPDKGGEQTILRPQEALSSGVSSAPDTLCTGLDLAREATAVATDTHGATLGREDAGHEGAVSFATLQDELGELGDIFHPMDAEEQARLAASEPEPKVLTADRGSYFVRLGDLAPGFRQRAFEHALSHLQHSQFQARAALAQLEDSFELIERAKQAPESQPWLDQGPSSRVEGAAPQEVPGSGALSRACGLIQRLHVAYSTLASGLQGLPSELQQHVGQARHSLCELYGLVSSAGSVEELPAERLGQSRGAVGQAWQELEQVLERVQHGPPPCWLVGPFALHPAGQQL from the exons ATGACCTCTGGGGCAAAGGACCCGGTGTGCTCTAAGATGACCAAGACCAAGGGTGCCATCTCCTCTGGGATGGCCAACATGGTGGACACAGCTAAAGGTGTGGTGCAGGGAGGCCTGGGCATGACCCGGTCTGCACTCACGGGCACCAAGGAGACCGTGGCCACTGGGGTCACTGGCGCAGTGGATGTGGCCAAGGGCACCATCCAGACTGGCCTGGACACCACCAAGACTGTCCTCACGGGCACCAAGGACACCGTGTGCAGCGGGGTGACCGGTGCCATGAATGTGGCCAAAGGAGCTGTCCAGGGAGGTCTGGACACCTCAAAGACCATCCTCATGGGCACCAAGGATGCAGTGTCCACTGGGCTCACTGGGGCAATGAACGTGGCCAAGAGCACCGTTCAGACTGGACTGGACACCACCAAGAATGTTGTCACAGGCACTAAAGATGCAGTGTCCACTGGGGTGACAGGCGCAGCGAACATGGCCAAGGGAGCCGTGCAAACTGGGCTCAATACGACCCAAAACATCGCCACAGGCACCAAGGACACCGTGTGCAGTGGGATGACCAGTGCCATGAATGTGGCCAAAGGAGCTGTCCAGACTGGCATGGACACATCAAAGACCGTCCTCACAGGCACCAAGGACACCGTGTGCAGTGGGATGACCGGTGCCATGAATATGGCCAAAGGTGCTGTCCAGACTGGCATGGACACCTCAAAGAGCGTCCTCACAGGCACCAAGGACACCATGTGCAGTGGGATGACCGGTGCCATGAATATGGCCAAAGGTGCTGTCCAGACTGGCATGGACACCTCAAAGACCATCCTCACGGGCACCAAGGACACCATGTGCAGTGGGATGACCGGTGCCATGAATATGGCCAAAGGAGCTGTCCAGAGTGGCATGGACACCTCAAAGACCATCCTCACGGGCACCAAGGACACCGCGTGCAGTGGGATGACCGGTGCCATGAATATGGCCAAAGGAGCTGTCCAGAGTGGCATGGACACCTCAAAGAGCGTCCTCACGGGCACCAAGGACACCGCGTGCAGTGGGATGACCGGTGCCATGAATATGGCCAAAGGAGCTGTCCAGAGTGGCATGGACACCTCAAAGAGCGTCCTCACGGGCACCAAGGACACCATGTGCAGTGGGATGACCGGTGCCATGAATGTGGCCAAAGGAGCTGTCCAGAGTGGCATGGACACCTCAAAGAGCATCCTCACGGGCACCAAGGACACCGTGTGCAGTGGGATGACCGGTGCCATGAATATGGCCAAAGGTGCTGTCCAGACTGGCATGGACACCTCAAAGACCGTCCTCACAGGCACCAAGGACACCGTGTGCAGTGGGATGACCGGTGCCATGAATGTGGCCAAAGGTGCTGTCCAGACTGGCATGGACACCTCAAAGACCGTCCTCACGGGCACCAAGGACACCATGTGCAGTGGGATGACCGGTGCCATGAATATGGCCAAAGGAGCTGTCCAAGGAGGTCTGGACACCTCAAAGACCGTCCTCACGGGCACCAAGGATGCAGTGTCCACTGGGCTCACTGGGGCAATGAACGTGGCCAAGAGCACCATTCAGACTGGACTGGACACCACCAAGAATGTTGTCACAGGCACTAAAGATGCAGTGTCCACTGGGGTGACAGGAGCAGCGAACATGGCCAAGGGAGCTGTGCAAACTGGGCTCAATATGACCCAAAACATCGCCACAGGCACCAAGGACACCGTGTGCAGTGGGATGACCGGTGCCATGAATGTGGCCAAAGGAGCTGTCCAGAGTGGCATGGACACCTCAAAGAGCGTCCTCATGGGCACCAAGGACACCGTGTGCAGTGGGATGACCGGTGCCATGAATGTGGCCAAAGGAGCTGTCCAGGGAGGTCTGGACACCTCAAAGACCGTCCTCACGGGCACCAAGGATGCAGTGTCCACTGGGCTCACTGGGGCAATGAATATGGCCAAGGGCACTGTTCAGACTGGCCTGGAAACCACCAAGAATGTTGTCACAGGCACTAAAGATGCAGTGTCCACTGGGGTGACAGGGGCAGCGAACATGGCCAAGGGAGCCATGCAAACTGGGCTCAATACGACCCAAAACATCGCCACAGGCACCAAGGACACCTTGTGCAGTGGGATGACCAGTGCCATGAATGTGGCCAAAGGAGCTGTCCAGACTGGCATGGACACCACCAAGACTGTCCTGACGGGCACCAAGGATGCAGTGTCCACTGGGGTGACAGGGGCAGTGAACATGGCCAAGGGTACCGTTCAGACAGGCCTGGACACCACCAAGACTGTCCTGACGGGCACCAAGGACACCGTGTGCAGTGGGGTGACCGGTGCCATGAATGTGGCCAAAGGAGCTGTCCAGGGAGGTCTGGACACCTCAAAGACTGTCCTAACTGGCACCAAAGATACCCTATCTACTGGGCTCACAGGAGCACTGGGTATGGCCAAGGGTACCGTCCAGACTGGCATGGATACGACCAAGACCGTCCTGACGGGCACCAAGGATGCGGTGTCCACTGGGCTCACTGGGGCAATGAATATGGCCAAGGGCACTGTTCAGACTGGCCTGGAAACCACCAAGAATGTTGTCACAGGCACTAAAGATGCAGTGTCCACTGGGGTGACAGGGGCAGCGAACATGGCCAAGGGAGCCATGCAAACTGGGCTCAATATGACCCAAAACATCGCCACAGGCACCAAGGACACCGTGTCCAGCGGGGTGACCGGTGCCATGAATGTGGCCAAAGGTGCTGTCCAGACTGGCATGGACACCACCAAGACCGTCCTGATGGGCACCAAGGATGCAGCGTCCACTGGGGTGACAGGGGCAGCGCACATGGCCAAGGGAGCCGTGCAAACTGGGCTCAATACGACCCAAAACATCGCCACAGGCACCAAGGACACCGTGTCCAGCGGGGTGACCGGTGCCATGAATGTGGCCAAAGGAGTTGCCCAGACTGGCATGGACACCACCAAGACCGTCCTGATGGGCACCAAGGACACCATGTCCAGTGGGGTGACCGGTGCCATGAATGTGGCCAAAGGAGCTGTCCAGGGAGGTCTGGACACCTCAAAGACCATCCTCATGGGCACCAAGGATGCAGTGTCCACTGGGCTCACTGGGGCAATGAACGTGGCCAAGAGCACTGTTCAGACTGGACTGGACACCACCAAGAATGTTGTCCTAGGCACTAAAGATGCAGTGTCCACTGGGGTGACAGGGGCAGCGAACCTGGCCAAGGGCACCATCCAGACTGGCCTGGACACCACCAAGACTGTCGTGACGGGCACCAAGGACACCGTGTGCAGTGGGATGACCGGTGCCATGAATGTGGCCAAAGGAGCTGTCCAGACTGGCATGGACACCTCAAAGACCGTCCTGACTGGCACCAAAGATGCAGTGTCCACTGGGCTCACCGGGGCAGGGAGTGTGGCCAAAGAGACAGTGCAGACCATTCAGAATTGGTTACCTGGTACCCAGGACAGTGGACTCCCCAGTTACAGTGCCCCAGACAAAGGAGGGGAGCAAACTATCCTGAGACCCCAGGAGGCTCTGTCCTCTGGGGTATCCAGCGCCCCGGACACTCTCTGTACCGGCCTGGACCTTGCCAGGGAAGCCACTGCCGTGGCCACGGACACCCATGGGGCCACCCTGGGCAGGGAGGATGCAGGACACGAAGGAGCCGTGAGCTTTGCAACGCTCCAGGACgagctgggggagctgggggaTATCTTCCACCCCATGGATGCCGAGGAGCAAG CTCGGCTTGCTGCGTCcgaacctgagccaaaggtgctCACGGCCGACCGCGGCAGCTATTTCGTGCGTCTGGGTGACCTGGCCCCCGGCTTCCGCCAGCGGGCTTTTGAGCACGCCCTGAGCCACCTGCAACACAGCCAGTTCCAGGCCAGGGCTGCGCTGGCCCAGCTGGAGGACTCCTTCGAGCTG ATTGAAAGGGCCAAGCAGGCTCCAGAAAGCCAGCCATGGCTGGACCAGGGTCCGAGCAGCAGAGTGGAGGGAGCCGCGCCCCAGGAG GTGCCAGGCTCCGGGGCTCTGTCCAGGGCCTGCGGCCTCATCCAGCGGCTCCACGTGGCCTACAGCACCCTGGCCTCCGGCCTGCAGGGCCTCCCCTCTGAGCTCCAGCAGCATGTCGGGCAGGCGCGCCACAGCCTCTGTGAGCTCTACGGCCTCGTCTCCTCGGCCGGCTCCGTGGAAGAGCTGCCGGCAGAGCGCCTGGGCCAGAGCCGCGGGGCCGTGGGGCAGGCATGGCAGGAGCTGGAGCAGGTGCTGGAGAGGGTGCAGCACGGCCCGCCGCCCTGCTGGCTGGTGGGGCCCTTTGCCCTGCACCCCGCTGGGCAGCAGCTGTAG